One part of the bacterium genome encodes these proteins:
- the aspS gene encoding aspartate--tRNA ligase — MSFKRTHSCGRLKKPDVGREVVLAGWVASRRDHGGLLFVDLRDRDGLTQIVFNPEIDPKVHELAKELRSEWVLAVKGKVSDRPQGTVNPRLATGEIEVKVSEFEVLNRSKTPPFMIEDDVDTGEDLRLRYRYLDLRRPVLQKNFILRHKVMQATRTYLSENGFLEIETPYLTKSTPEGARDFLVPARLYPGKFYALPQSPQLFKQLLMVSGFERYFQIVRCFRDEDLRADRQPEFTQIDLEMSFVTPDDVIAMMEGLIAKIWETANGGKLTIPFPRMSYDEAMARYGLDAPDTRFGLELQDITDVFRNSEFKVFKDAVAKGGIVKAIKIDQATAKRDFSRAELDQLAEFVKIYGAKGLAWIKVQAEGWQSPIVKFFSEQEKKDLSDKLGIQSGDLILFGADKADVVNAALGNLREKLGAMLDVIPKDKLGFVWVVDFPMFAYDVAEKRLAAVHHPFTSPRTQDLPLIDTAPEKAKAFAYDLVLNGNEIGGGSIRIHREDIQSKVFDILKISREEAQERFGFLLEALSYGAPPHGGLAFGLDRIIMLLTGEDSIRDVIAFPKTQKGTDLLCDAPSTVRPEQLKELGLKVAGPAGSPQTPHADPANPIKVP, encoded by the coding sequence ATGTCTTTCAAACGCACTCATTCCTGCGGCCGACTCAAGAAGCCCGACGTCGGCCGCGAGGTCGTCCTGGCCGGCTGGGTCGCCTCCCGGCGCGACCACGGCGGACTCCTCTTCGTCGACCTCCGTGACCGCGACGGGCTCACGCAGATCGTCTTTAATCCGGAAATCGACCCCAAGGTCCATGAGCTGGCCAAGGAGCTGCGCTCCGAATGGGTCCTGGCCGTCAAGGGCAAGGTCTCCGACCGGCCCCAGGGGACGGTGAACCCCAGGCTTGCCACCGGCGAGATCGAAGTGAAGGTCTCCGAATTTGAGGTCCTCAACCGCTCCAAGACGCCGCCCTTCATGATCGAGGACGACGTCGACACCGGCGAGGACCTCCGCCTCCGGTACCGTTACCTCGACCTGCGCCGCCCGGTGCTCCAAAAAAACTTCATTCTCCGTCACAAGGTCATGCAGGCGACGCGCACGTATCTTTCCGAGAATGGATTTCTGGAGATCGAGACGCCCTACTTGACGAAGAGCACGCCGGAAGGAGCGCGGGATTTTCTCGTTCCGGCCCGTCTCTATCCCGGAAAGTTCTACGCCCTCCCGCAATCGCCACAGCTTTTCAAGCAGCTCCTGATGGTCTCGGGTTTTGAGCGCTACTTCCAGATCGTCCGCTGCTTCCGCGACGAGGACCTCCGCGCCGACCGCCAGCCTGAATTCACCCAGATCGACCTGGAGATGAGCTTCGTGACGCCGGACGACGTCATCGCAATGATGGAAGGCTTGATCGCGAAGATATGGGAAACGGCGAACGGCGGAAAGCTGACCATCCCGTTTCCGCGCATGAGCTATGACGAAGCCATGGCCCGCTACGGCCTGGACGCCCCGGATACGCGCTTCGGCCTTGAGCTACAGGACATCACCGATGTCTTCCGGAATTCCGAGTTCAAGGTCTTCAAGGACGCCGTCGCCAAGGGCGGCATCGTCAAGGCGATCAAGATCGACCAGGCGACGGCCAAACGGGATTTCTCGCGCGCCGAGCTCGATCAGCTGGCCGAATTCGTGAAGATCTACGGGGCCAAGGGACTGGCCTGGATCAAGGTCCAGGCCGAAGGTTGGCAATCGCCGATCGTGAAATTCTTCTCGGAGCAGGAAAAGAAGGACCTTTCGGACAAGCTGGGCATCCAGTCCGGCGACCTGATCCTCTTCGGCGCCGACAAGGCCGACGTCGTCAACGCCGCCCTGGGCAATCTCCGGGAAAAACTCGGGGCCATGCTGGACGTCATTCCAAAAGACAAACTGGGCTTCGTCTGGGTCGTCGATTTCCCCATGTTCGCCTACGATGTCGCCGAAAAGCGGCTGGCGGCGGTGCACCACCCGTTCACCAGCCCGCGCACCCAAGACCTGCCGTTGATCGACACCGCGCCGGAAAAGGCGAAGGCCTTCGCTTACGATCTCGTGCTCAACGGCAATGAGATCGGCGGGGGATCGATCCGTATCCACCGGGAGGATATCCAGTCGAAGGTGTTCGATATCTTGAAGATCAGCCGTGAAGAGGCGCAGGAGCGTTTCGGATTTCTCCTGGAGGCCCTCTCGTACGGCGCCCCGCCTCATGGGGGCCTCGCCTTCGGGCTCGACCGGATCATCATGCTCTTGACGGGCGAAGACTCGATTCGCGACGTCATCGCCTTTCCCAAGACCCAGAAGGGGACCGACCTGCTCTG
- the hisS gene encoding histidine--tRNA ligase, giving the protein MSIHALRGMNDLLPPEIALWQEVERKARKLFARYRYEEIRTPVLEDMSLFTRSIGDTTNIVEKEMYVFQDRNAKWVSLRPEGTASIVRAYVEHKLHADDPIARFYYMGPMYRYERPQKGRFRQFYQLGVEVFGIPSPRLDAEVINMLDLYLKELGLKDCELEINSLGCPMCRPNYMRAFFDHLRKNEDRLCGDCKRRMERNPLRVLDCKEEGCRKVADEGPSIQDHLCEVCEKDFDTVLETLGLLGSTYKVNPKIVRGLDYYLKTTFEFTSTALGAQNAVAGGGRYDGLVRLLGGPNVAGFGFAVGIERLVDILREQRKTATDPERHGVFLAVMGDKSYGEAMKLASQLRLADVPVDLDYEGKSLKSQMRRADKLGCRYVVFLGPDELAKRKAGLRDMVSGEQDSVPLGDLMHRIKKT; this is encoded by the coding sequence ATGTCCATCCATGCCCTTCGCGGAATGAACGACCTCTTGCCCCCGGAAATCGCCCTCTGGCAGGAGGTGGAGCGCAAGGCGCGCAAACTATTCGCGCGCTACCGCTACGAAGAGATCCGCACCCCCGTGCTGGAGGACATGTCCCTCTTCACGCGCTCCATCGGGGACACGACCAACATCGTCGAAAAGGAGATGTACGTCTTTCAGGACCGGAACGCCAAATGGGTCTCCCTCCGCCCGGAGGGCACGGCCTCCATCGTGCGCGCCTATGTCGAGCACAAACTCCATGCGGACGACCCCATCGCGCGCTTCTACTACATGGGTCCGATGTACCGATACGAGCGCCCGCAAAAGGGCCGCTTCCGGCAGTTCTACCAGTTAGGCGTGGAGGTCTTCGGCATCCCGAGCCCGAGGCTGGACGCCGAGGTCATCAACATGCTGGACCTCTATCTGAAGGAATTGGGCCTCAAAGACTGCGAGCTGGAAATCAACTCCCTGGGCTGTCCCATGTGCCGTCCGAATTACATGCGCGCGTTCTTCGACCACCTGCGCAAGAACGAGGACAGGCTCTGCGGCGACTGCAAACGGCGGATGGAGAGGAATCCCCTCCGCGTCTTGGATTGCAAGGAGGAGGGCTGCCGGAAGGTCGCCGACGAGGGACCGTCCATTCAAGACCATCTTTGCGAGGTCTGCGAAAAGGACTTTGATACCGTCCTGGAGACCCTGGGTCTTCTCGGGAGCACCTACAAGGTGAACCCGAAGATCGTCCGGGGCCTGGATTACTATTTGAAGACGACCTTCGAGTTCACGTCAACGGCCTTGGGGGCCCAAAACGCCGTCGCCGGCGGCGGGCGTTATGACGGCCTGGTCCGTCTCTTGGGTGGGCCGAACGTGGCCGGATTCGGTTTCGCCGTCGGGATCGAGCGTCTGGTGGACATCCTCAGGGAGCAGCGCAAGACCGCCACCGATCCGGAGAGACATGGGGTCTTTCTGGCCGTCATGGGGGACAAGTCCTATGGGGAGGCGATGAAACTGGCCTCCCAGCTCCGCTTGGCGGATGTCCCGGTCGACCTGGACTACGAGGGCAAGAGCCTCAAATCCCAAATGCGGAGGGCCGACAAGTTGGGCTGCCGGTACGTCGTTTTTTTGGGTCCCGATGAGCTGGCGAAGAGGAAGGCGGGGCTCCGGGACATGGTCTCGGGAGAGCAGGACAGCGTTCCCCTTGGCGACTTAATGCACCGCATCAAGAAAACCTGA
- a CDS encoding tetratricopeptide repeat protein, with translation MSNKEKIIEAAERFFKAGKYDKAIKEFQKLIAEDPSEMRAKLKIADIYARAKDVPNAIKTYREVADQYASDNFHLKAIAVYKTILKLAPTMIEVNEKLGQLYHKVGLDTDALNQYYIVATYYDNKGLLKEAMEIRKKIVDVDPSNTTGRIRLAELMQAEGQTDQSIREYERAAEILSSKRDRDGLVEVFEKMLYYRPDNLDMLIKLCRIYFEKREFKKALRKIDTAPPEVKKNLEVNELWAEALLEDRQVDASRRKFKELYAMTLERKDAERTARVYSRILQEFGDDQDYLNDLEEIRKNAGLEVKQVAPKFRQDFEKTEMVDLNKMPPVKK, from the coding sequence ATGTCCAATAAAGAAAAGATCATCGAAGCCGCCGAGAGATTCTTCAAGGCGGGCAAGTACGACAAGGCCATCAAGGAGTTCCAGAAGCTGATCGCGGAAGACCCGTCCGAAATGCGGGCCAAGCTCAAGATCGCGGACATCTACGCCCGCGCCAAGGACGTCCCAAACGCCATCAAGACGTACCGCGAAGTCGCCGATCAGTACGCGTCCGACAACTTCCATCTCAAGGCCATCGCCGTCTACAAGACGATCCTCAAGCTGGCCCCCACCATGATCGAGGTGAACGAGAAGTTGGGCCAGCTCTACCACAAGGTGGGGCTCGATACCGACGCGCTCAATCAGTATTACATCGTCGCCACCTATTACGACAACAAGGGCCTGCTGAAGGAGGCGATGGAGATCCGCAAAAAGATCGTCGACGTCGACCCTTCCAACACCACGGGCCGCATCCGTCTCGCGGAGCTCATGCAGGCGGAAGGGCAGACCGACCAGTCCATCCGCGAGTATGAGCGAGCCGCGGAGATTCTCTCGTCCAAGCGCGACCGCGACGGCTTGGTCGAGGTCTTTGAAAAAATGCTCTACTACCGGCCGGACAACCTGGACATGCTGATCAAGCTCTGCCGGATCTACTTCGAAAAGCGTGAGTTCAAAAAGGCCCTCCGCAAGATCGACACTGCCCCGCCCGAGGTGAAGAAAAACCTGGAAGTGAACGAGCTCTGGGCCGAGGCCCTCCTGGAGGACCGCCAGGTGGACGCCTCGCGCCGGAAGTTCAAGGAGCTCTACGCGATGACCCTGGAACGGAAGGACGCCGAGCGGACCGCGCGCGTCTACAGCCGCATCCTGCAGGAATTCGGCGACGACCAGGACTACCTGAACGACCTGGAGGAGATCCGCAAAAACGCCGGCCTGGAGGTCAAGCAAGTCGCCCCGAAGTTCCGCCAGGATTTCGAGAAGACCGAGATGGTGGACTTGAACAAGATGCCACCGGTCAAAAAATGA
- a CDS encoding OmpA family protein, protein MKRLLILSVSVLAGLLAAYQTITLPSAMADEIDEEIQSTIGSDPEYRGRRAPKAAPAPSEPEPTPVTTTTNGGGSEEGEWQTMGSESNRPRRSSGWMGSTAGTGSVKVDLANKRISTPKISFGSNSSSPTPQSMSILRQLASVLERRPELMVRIEGHTDTIGYDQPNLELSQKRADKVRDILTANGVSADRLQSVGMGDRYPVASSVTAEGQERNRRVEFHLMEGAAARSAPAPTPPPPPPAPAPPPPPPPPPPPPAPAPAPAPAPAPAPAPAAPAPAPAPAAAPAPAPAWTPPAPPAPK, encoded by the coding sequence ATGAAACGTCTTCTTATTCTGTCGGTCTCGGTCTTGGCCGGCCTTCTGGCGGCCTACCAGACCATCACCCTTCCGTCCGCCATGGCCGATGAGATCGACGAAGAGATTCAGTCGACGATCGGTTCCGACCCCGAATACAGGGGCCGTAGAGCACCCAAGGCCGCTCCAGCCCCCAGTGAGCCGGAGCCGACGCCCGTCACGACGACCACGAACGGCGGCGGCAGCGAGGAGGGCGAGTGGCAGACCATGGGGTCGGAATCAAACCGCCCCCGGCGAAGCAGTGGCTGGATGGGGTCCACCGCCGGCACCGGTTCGGTCAAGGTCGACCTGGCGAATAAACGCATCTCCACCCCCAAGATCAGCTTCGGCAGCAACAGCTCCTCTCCAACCCCCCAGTCCATGTCCATCCTCAGGCAACTGGCAAGCGTCTTGGAAAGACGCCCGGAGCTCATGGTCCGGATTGAGGGGCATACGGACACGATCGGCTACGACCAGCCCAACCTGGAGCTCTCGCAAAAACGCGCCGACAAGGTCCGCGACATCCTGACCGCGAACGGCGTTTCGGCGGACCGGCTGCAATCGGTGGGGATGGGCGACCGCTACCCGGTCGCCAGCAGCGTTACCGCGGAGGGACAGGAGAGGAATCGCCGTGTGGAGTTCCATCTCATGGAGGGAGCGGCGGCCCGGTCCGCGCCCGCCCCGACTCCGCCACCTCCGCCGCCGGCCCCGGCACCTCCACCCCCTCCGCCACCACCACCGCCGCCACCGGCTCCGGCACCTGCTCCGGCACCTGCACCGGCCCCGGCGCCCGCTCCGGCGGCCCCGGCGCCTGCACCCGCACCCGCGGCGGCCCCCGCCCCGGCGCCCGCTTGGACGCCTCCGGCCCCCCCGGCCCCAAAGTAG